In the genome of Capra hircus breed San Clemente chromosome 5, ASM170441v1, whole genome shotgun sequence, one region contains:
- the LRMP gene encoding lymphoid-restricted membrane protein isoform X1, with the protein MNNDLSMEENGVESLCSESQAQPREYSTLPSPGHTSSTESTVTSSDSGSEILHMASGDPDCKPLCEKEEDKRSASTVTKIPGGSPAPENIELQGSATEGKSMLIQEAKKEPETIDEHRKECAAGGAALSSVPVKSVNFRQSDNTSANEKEVEAEFLRLSLGFKCDWFTLEKRVKLEERSRDLAEENLKKEITNCLKLLESLTSLCEDDSQAQEIIKKLEKSITFLSQCTTRVASRAEMLGAINQESRVSKAVEVMIQHVENLKRMYAKEHAELEELKQVLLQNERSFNPLEDEDDCQTKKRSSSVNSKPSSLRRVTIASLPRNIGNAGMLAGMENNERFSRRSSSWRILGSKQSEHRPSLHRFISTYSWADAEEEKCELKTKDDLEPPEEETVEKTRKPSLSEKKTNPSKWNVSSIYDTLASWATNLKTSIREANKMLWLSVAFIVLFAALMSFFTGRFFQKSVDAAPTQDTDPWMSLEHILWPFTRLRHNGPPPV; encoded by the exons gagAATGGTGTTGAATCCTTATGTTCTGAGAGCCAGGCCCAACCCAG GGAATATTCCACCCTACCCTCTCCTGGTCACACTTCATCCACAGAGAGTACTGTAACTTCAAGTG ATTCTGGATCAGAAATTTTGCATATGGCTTCTGGTGACCCTGACTGTAAACCACTCTgtgagaaagaggaagataaaagATCAGCTTCTACTGTGACAAAGATCCCAG GCGGAAGTCCAGCTCCTGAAAACATTGAACTGCAAGGCTCTGCGACTGAAGGAAAAAGCATGTTGATTCAG GAAGCCAAAAAGGAACCAGAAACAATAGATGAGCACAGAAAAGAATGTGCTGCAGGAG GTGCTGCTCTTTCCTCTGTTCCTGTGAAGTCAGTTAACTTTAGACAAAGTGACAA CACTTCTGCTAATGAGAAGGAGGTAGAG GCCGAATTTCTCAGATTATCTTTGGGATTTAAATGTGACTGGTTCACCTTGGAGAAAAGAGTGAAGCTTGAAGAAAGATCCCGTGACTTGGCTGAAGAAaatttgaagaaagaaatcaCTAACTGTTTAAAACTGTTAGAG TCTCTAACATCTCTTTGTGAAGATGACAGCCAGGCCCAGGAAATCATTAAGAAGCTGGAGAAGAGTATAACGTTCCTCAGCCAGTGTACAACACGAGTGGCCAGTAGGGCTGAGATGTTGGGAGCCATTAATCAG gaAAGCCGGGTTAGTAAAGCAGTTGAAGTGATGATTCAGCATGTAGAAAATCTGAAGAGGATGTATGCCAAAGAGCATGCTGAATTAGAAGAACTGAAACAGGttcttttgcaaaatgaaagGTCTTTTAACCCTCTTGAAGATGAAG ATGACTGCCAAACTAAAAAACGTTCATCTTCTGTAAACTCGAAG CCATCTTCTCTTCGAAGAGTGACCATTGCCTCTTTGCCCAGAAATATTGGAAATGCGGGAATG TTGGCTGGGATGGAAAATAATGAGCGATTTAGTAGGAGGTCAAGCAGTTG GCGTATTTTGGGGTCAAAGCAGAGTGAACACCGCCCCTCATTACATCGATTTATTAGCACCTATTCCTGGGCAGATGCTGAAGAAGAAAAGTGTGAACTAAA AACTAAAGATGACTTAGAACCACCAGAAGAAGAAACAGTAGAAAAGACAAGAAAGCCAAGtctttctgaaaagaaaactaaTCCATCAAAATGGAATGTGTCTTCAAT TTACGATACATTAGCTTCCTGGGCAACAAACCTCAAGACTTCCATCCGAGAGGCCAACAAGATGCTCTGGCTTTCTGTGGCATTCATTGTACTATTTGCAGCGTTGATGAGCTTCTTCACAGGCCGATTTTTCCAGAAGTCCGTGGACGCTGCCCCCACACAGGATACGGACCCCTGGATGTCTCTAGAACACATCTTGTGGCCATTCACCAGACTGCGACACAACGGGCCACCACCCGTGTGA
- the LRMP gene encoding lymphoid-restricted membrane protein isoform X2, producing the protein MASGDPDCKPLCEKEEDKRSASTVTKIPGGSPAPENIELQGSATEGKSMLIQEAKKEPETIDEHRKECAAGGAALSSVPVKSVNFRQSDNTSANEKEVEAEFLRLSLGFKCDWFTLEKRVKLEERSRDLAEENLKKEITNCLKLLESLTSLCEDDSQAQEIIKKLEKSITFLSQCTTRVASRAEMLGAINQESRVSKAVEVMIQHVENLKRMYAKEHAELEELKQVLLQNERSFNPLEDEDDCQTKKRSSSVNSKPSSLRRVTIASLPRNIGNAGMLAGMENNERFSRRSSSWRILGSKQSEHRPSLHRFISTYSWADAEEEKCELKTKDDLEPPEEETVEKTRKPSLSEKKTNPSKWNVSSIYDTLASWATNLKTSIREANKMLWLSVAFIVLFAALMSFFTGRFFQKSVDAAPTQDTDPWMSLEHILWPFTRLRHNGPPPV; encoded by the exons ATGGCTTCTGGTGACCCTGACTGTAAACCACTCTgtgagaaagaggaagataaaagATCAGCTTCTACTGTGACAAAGATCCCAG GCGGAAGTCCAGCTCCTGAAAACATTGAACTGCAAGGCTCTGCGACTGAAGGAAAAAGCATGTTGATTCAG GAAGCCAAAAAGGAACCAGAAACAATAGATGAGCACAGAAAAGAATGTGCTGCAGGAG GTGCTGCTCTTTCCTCTGTTCCTGTGAAGTCAGTTAACTTTAGACAAAGTGACAA CACTTCTGCTAATGAGAAGGAGGTAGAG GCCGAATTTCTCAGATTATCTTTGGGATTTAAATGTGACTGGTTCACCTTGGAGAAAAGAGTGAAGCTTGAAGAAAGATCCCGTGACTTGGCTGAAGAAaatttgaagaaagaaatcaCTAACTGTTTAAAACTGTTAGAG TCTCTAACATCTCTTTGTGAAGATGACAGCCAGGCCCAGGAAATCATTAAGAAGCTGGAGAAGAGTATAACGTTCCTCAGCCAGTGTACAACACGAGTGGCCAGTAGGGCTGAGATGTTGGGAGCCATTAATCAG gaAAGCCGGGTTAGTAAAGCAGTTGAAGTGATGATTCAGCATGTAGAAAATCTGAAGAGGATGTATGCCAAAGAGCATGCTGAATTAGAAGAACTGAAACAGGttcttttgcaaaatgaaagGTCTTTTAACCCTCTTGAAGATGAAG ATGACTGCCAAACTAAAAAACGTTCATCTTCTGTAAACTCGAAG CCATCTTCTCTTCGAAGAGTGACCATTGCCTCTTTGCCCAGAAATATTGGAAATGCGGGAATG TTGGCTGGGATGGAAAATAATGAGCGATTTAGTAGGAGGTCAAGCAGTTG GCGTATTTTGGGGTCAAAGCAGAGTGAACACCGCCCCTCATTACATCGATTTATTAGCACCTATTCCTGGGCAGATGCTGAAGAAGAAAAGTGTGAACTAAA AACTAAAGATGACTTAGAACCACCAGAAGAAGAAACAGTAGAAAAGACAAGAAAGCCAAGtctttctgaaaagaaaactaaTCCATCAAAATGGAATGTGTCTTCAAT TTACGATACATTAGCTTCCTGGGCAACAAACCTCAAGACTTCCATCCGAGAGGCCAACAAGATGCTCTGGCTTTCTGTGGCATTCATTGTACTATTTGCAGCGTTGATGAGCTTCTTCACAGGCCGATTTTTCCAGAAGTCCGTGGACGCTGCCCCCACACAGGATACGGACCCCTGGATGTCTCTAGAACACATCTTGTGGCCATTCACCAGACTGCGACACAACGGGCCACCACCCGTGTGA